In the candidate division KSB1 bacterium genome, TCGGCCGCGCCTGCTCGATTTGTTCGGCGCTCATGTTCCGCTTTTCCATGCCCTCGAGCTGGGTTTGCAAAATGGCGTCTTTCAAGAAATAACCGGACAGCGCTCCCGTCAACATCAAAACAATGAGCGGCACAACCCAGGTTGGGCGCGCCGCAATATCCTGCATCGTTGGTTCAGGCGATACAAAAACACCGATCAGTCTCTCGATCGGACTTTTCGCTTGCGGCATGGCCACCGCGCCGGCAGATGAATTTGAAAATTCCATGATTTCCTCCTCTCGCAGTTAATGATTTGAAACAGTAGTTTATAAGACGTATGATTCAATAAAAAGTTGCTCCGTATTTTTAACAAAATTTAGAAGTCGTTTGCCGTAACGCCTTCGGGCGCTGGAGGTCAAACAAAACCCCAATGCCTGAAGGGATGGCATTACTATTAACGCTTAATCGGATTCTTGAAATGCAACCTTCCCAGCAAGAACATCATCTTTAATCGCCAACAAATATGCCAATGCCGCGTCGTGCTCGTTCTGAATTTTTCCATCAAGAATCGCCTCTTCGATGGCAGTTTTCAGCTTGCCGACGAGCGGGCCGGGCGTCAAGCCGCACACCTGCATGATCTCATCGCCGCGCACCGGCGATTGAAACGCGCGCATGCGGTCTTTTTCTTCCACTTCGTTCAGGCGCTTGACGACGAACTCGAAATTGGCCAAATGGCGCTCGCGGCGCTTGACATTGCCGGAAGTGATGTCGGCGCGGCACAGCATCAGCAAATCTTCCAAATCCTCGCCGGCTTGAAAGAGCAAGCGCCGATACGCCGAATCGGTACATCCTTCTTCGGTGAGCGCGATGGGCCGCAAATGCAATTTCGTCAATTTTTGCACATATTTCAACCAATCGTTTGGCAGCCGCAGCCGGTTGAAAATTGCCGGTAACATGCGCGCGCCGACGTCTTCATGCCCGTGAAACGACCAGCCTTTGCCTGGAATAAAAGCTTTGGTGCGCGGCTTGGCAATGTCGTGCACCAGCGCCGCCAGTCGCAGCGGAATTTTGTCCGACATCGCCGCAAGATTATCCACCACCATCAAGGTGTGATTGAAAACGTCTTTGTGAAAATAACCCTTGTACTCTTCAACGCCCTTGAGTGCAACAAATTCCGGAAAAATGACCTCCAGAACGCCGGTATCATCCAGCAGCCGAAAGCCGATGGAAGGCTTTGGCGCGGCGAGAATTTTCAGGAGCTCGTCGGTAATGCGTTCTTGCGAAATGATGCGCA is a window encoding:
- a CDS encoding CCA tRNA nucleotidyltransferase; the encoded protein is MHLQDNKILTTIGALADQHKFEIYVVGGFVRDFFLNRDRSEMDFVIVGDGIKFAELLAKHLHLPKPTVYHNFGTAMLKWDDMQLEFVGARKESYRRDSRKPQVEPADLQADLSRRDFTINAMAFALNAGNFGALVDPFEGMKDLQAKLLRTPLEPSTTFSDDPLRLMRGIRFAAQLDFKIEEKTFNGMRDMRERLRIISQERITDELLKILAAPKPSIGFRLLDDTGVLEVIFPEFVALKGVEEYKGYFHKDVFNHTLMVVDNLAAMSDKIPLRLAALVHDIAKPRTKAFIPGKGWSFHGHEDVGARMLPAIFNRLRLPNDWLKYVQKLTKLHLRPIALTEEGCTDSAYRRLLFQAGEDLEDLLMLCRADITSGNVKRRERHLANFEFVVKRLNEVEEKDRMRAFQSPVRGDEIMQVCGLTPGPLVGKLKTAIEEAILDGKIQNEHDAALAYLLAIKDDVLAGKVAFQESD